DNA sequence from the Pedobacter schmidteae genome:
GATCCTTTAATCCTGGTATCATTGGGATCTTCTTTAAGCAGATCGCGGAGATAGTTATTTAAGGTCAGCCAGCCAAAACCCCGTCCCCCCTGCTCAATGGTATATTTAGATCCTGGAATTAGTTCCGCATAATTAGGCATCAGGTTAAAATTAATTTTATGCGGCGTACCATTTACCAATGCTTTCCATTGCAATGCCCAAAGGGTCTCCGAATGTCTGACGTCACCTTTAAAAACCAATCCGGTTTGCGCAACCAGCTTATGATTACCAGAGTTAATAATGGCCTCCGACTGCAATTTAGCTTCTTCCCAATCTTTTTGCCAAAGTGCCACATCAGCTTTCACATGTCTCGCCACCCCTTGGGTAATCCGTCCGGCTTCAGTTGTCGTCCAGCTCAAATTCGCTATGGCGTACGACAAATCGTCCTTAATCAATTTATAAATCTCTGCTTCAGGAGTTTTGTCCTGAATGATATCCAATGCATTTTCAGGTGTAGTAGGTGCAGTCGTCACGTAAATATTATTAAACAACTTAAACAGTACAAAAACTGAATTTGCCCTGAAAAACTTAGCTTCGGCAATTACTTTTTTCTGTCTGTTCTCGTCCATCCCTTTAATCTGCTCCGCCGCCTTAATCAAAGCGTTAGCACGATCCACAATCCGGTAATAAGTCCTCCAGTAATCCGCGTAAACGCCACTATTATCAGCATTCGTCCCATTAAACATCCGGCCGTAATTCGCTACCTCCGCATTTCTGTTAATTGTCAGGTCGTCCTTAGCGTCAATAATAATCGGATTAGAACCATTATTACTCAGGTTCTCATAAAACGCACGCTGCAGGTTATACAAACCTACTACCCCCGCTTCCAAGCCTTCAGGTGTATTGTAAACAAAATCAGCGGTAAACTGTGATGTAGGCTTTTCAGTCAGGAACTTTTTACAGGAAGAAAAACTGATGACCGACACGGCCAGCATTAGTGCCATTTGTAATTTGATATGATAGGTTTTCATTACGATATTCTTTAAATTGAGTTAAAATCCAATATTTACGCCTAGTGTAAAAGCTTTGGTGTCAGGAAAATCATTAGGGTTATTTTCAGGACTGTACGATTTATAATCTGTAAACGTGAACAAATTGGTTGCGGTTAAATAGAATTTAACATTGCTGATATTTGCTTTGTTTAACAATGAAGCCGGCAGGTTATAACCCAGCGACAAAGTTCTCAGCCTGATATAAGAAGCATCGGCCACACCCATTGTTCCGATATTCGCCGGCGCATTGTTCAGGTTTGGACGAGGATGCGTGGTGGATGGATTTTCTGGTGTCCAGTAATTCACCTTTATACCGTTTCTTACCGATTGCAATGTGCCCCCTTCATTAAAACTAGCGAGAAAAGGGTTATAACGGGTAGCACCTTCTACCATATACAGGTCAGCAAGCAGTTCAAAACCTTTATACGCAAAGTTAGTCGAAACAGAACCATACCACTTCGGATCAGTTCTGATGACCACATTATCCAGATCATTGATTACCCCGTCACCATTCACATCCTTCAGGCGAATTGAGCCGGCGATGAGCGTCGCGACACTTTGATATGGTGTTACCGTTCCACCTAAAGTTCCTTGTGCGGAAGCTAACGCTTCAGCATCTGTCTGGAAAATCCCGTCAAACACCATTGTACGAATTACATTGATGGGGCGACCAACAAACCGATTTCTAGCAATATCATCCTTAGCATTACCATTTACATCTACAATCCCTGTTTTAACAATCTGATTTGTATTCTTTGTAAAAGAAGTAGTTACAGACCAGTTCAAATTATCTTTTCTGATCAGGTATCCCGTCAGCAACAATTCGATACCGCTATTTTTAGACTCCGCGCCATTGGTAATCGTAGAACTGAATCCGGACGTTCCACCCAGCGATATATCTGCAAGTAAGTCCGTCGTATGTGTGTTGTAATAGTCTACGGAACCGGTAATTCTGTTGTCAAGCAAACCAAAATCCAAACCAACGTTAAAAGTAGTCGAAGTCTCCCATGTCAGGTTAGGATTAGGAAGCACGGCTCCCGGCAAATTTCCACCGACAATAACTCCTCCAAATATATAAGGATTAGCATCTACAACCCCCAGCGTGGTAAAAGGGCTTAAAGACTGATTCCCTACCGAACCATAACTGGCTCTGAACTTCAGCTGATCAATCGCTTTCACATCCTTTAAGAAATTTTCACGGTGAATCTGCCATGCTACTGAAGCAGCGGGGAAAAAACCCCATTTTTTATTTTCCGCAAATACAGAGGCACCATCACGACGAGCAGTCAACGTCAGCAAATATTTATCCATCAGGTTATACCTGGCCCTTCCTAAAAATGAAGACAGGCGGTATTGTTCTTCAGCCCTGGTCGTTTTAAAGTTCAACGCATTCGTTATACCATCATACCCCAGTAAGTCGTTACCAAATCCCGTTCCGCTCATCTCGGTCCTAGAGGTATTACGCTGATTGACAGACTGCACAAAAGTAAAATCCAGCTTATGAACCTGACCAAGCTGGGCCTTATAGTTTAAAATATTCTCAATCAGATATTCTTCTCTAATTGCATTCGCCACATTTGCAGAACCATTCGGGGTAACGCCCGCGGAATGCAACTTAGAAACATACCTGCCTTCATCCGCAAATCTTCTGCTCAACAGCGTATTCAGTTTATAGGTAAAATTATCAGTAAACTTATAATTACCGACCAGATTCAGATTGTAAAGATTGATCTTAATGTCATTTGCCGATTCACGGATATTCCACAACGGGTTTATCGTGCTGCTGCTTGCGTTAGCGCCTGCCACGTTCCTCACCAGGTTACCGTTCACATCATAAGGGCCTGTAAAAGGAGAAATTGTAATGAAATCAAGGTTGGCAGATTCTCTCCTTTGTTTATCCGTCGACATATTCATATTCGCTTCAATACTTGCCCTGTCATTGATCTTTTGTTCGATATTGAACCTGAATGACCCCCTGTTATAACCAGAACTCGGTAATAATCCCGACTGGTTAAAGTAAGTGGCACTCGTATAAATCTTGGTCAGCTCACTTCCGCCACTTAAACTCACTGTACTGCTACTAATCAATGCATCTTTTAAAACCGCGTCTTCCCAATTCACAAAATTGCCTGCCTTAAAATTAATGTATTCAGGAGCCTGCGCGGTACCACCAAAGTTGATTTCATCAGTGCTGTAAGATCCATCTGGATTTATTGACCTGCGGGCCTCCCTCCTTAACTGGGCAAATTCTTCAGCATTATAAAGATCAAAATTCTTGCTCAGTCGCTGCGTGGTGAGGTACGAGTTCAACCCTATTTTAACTTTACCCGTAGCTCCCTTTCTCGTCGTGATGAGTATCACCCCGTTAGAGGCCCTGGCCCCATAAATAGCTTGTGCCGAAGCATCCTTCAACACCTCAACAGAGGAGATGTCGTCAGGATTCACATCGTTGATGTTTTCTATAGGAAAGCCATCTAAAACGATTAGAGGATCATTACCCCCGCGAATAGAATTCCTGCCCCTGATCTGAATATTAGAAGTACCTCCCGGCCTGGCAGAACCCAGTGTCACCTGGACACCGGCAGCCTGACCTCTTAACATCTCAGCCACATTGGTTGTGGGTACAGCAGTTGCCCGCTCAACATTTACAGTAGAAACAGCACCACTAACGTCACTTTTTTTCTGGGTTCCATACCCTACCACAACCACTTCCTGCATCTGCTGGCTATTGGGTTGCAAAGTTACATTTAAAACCGTCTTCCCCGCAACCTGAACTTCCCGGGTTAAAAAGCCCACATAGGTAAATACCAGCACATCGTTATCCGCTACGGATATCTCATACTTTCCATTTACATCTGTGGATGTTGTTTTTTGTTGTCCTTTAACTTTAATGCTGACACTGGGTAAGGTGGAATTGTCTACCCCATCTAAAACCTTTCCGCTAACCGTCTTTTGCTGTGCAAAAGTACAGACCGAGGAAAAAAGGAGAACAATAAGAATCATCAACCCAAACTCGTTTTTGTAGTTCTTTCTCATAAACTTTACTTGTTTTTAATTCAATTGATTTAATTTGGTTAGCCGTTTACGCAGTTTATTTGTCATACAAATGATAACGAACGTCAACATTTGTAATTCACGACATATATTAGGTTTAGACTTCAAATGTATGCAGAAGCATTTCAAGACCGGAAAACCAAGCTACTATAAAAACAATACAGCTCATTTTAATTTACAACCCACCACGTCAATCACTACTACATTAGTACTACAAAGCTATCAAAAACACGCTTAAATCTCATTTCAAGAAGTTTTAAAAGCCGATTTATCCTCAAACCAATGACATAACAGTTTTAAATATTAATTTTAGGCGCCTATACAGGTCAGCTATATATGAAGAATCTGTTACTTACTATTTTATTTTGTCTGTCTGTAATTTTTATAAAAGGACAAAATCCTATTGGCCTGCCAAATATTGGGAATTACAGCAATACAGTATATAAAGGGGGAATACAAAATTGGGATATACAGCAGGACAAGCGCGGCGTGATGTATTTCGCAAATAATGAAGGCCTGTTGACCTTTAACGGCAACTACTGGAAACTACATCCGCTTCCTAATAAGACCATCATACGGTCCGTTAAAATAGATGCCATGGGAAAAATATTCGTGGGCGGGCAAGATGAGTTCGGCTATTTTTATCCGGACCAAAACGGAGTACTCCGGTACCATTCGTTGAAATCCCTGATTCCCGAGCCCTACCGACAATTTTCTGATATATGGGACATTGTCATTTCAAATGATCAGGTATTCTTCAGAACAGTAGAGAAAATCTTTCAGCTAAAAGACAACACCATAAAAGTTTACCCTTCCGAAGAAATATGGGACTTTTTAGGCAAATCTAGCGATCAGGTTTACGCACAGATACGAGGTAAAGGGCTTTTGTCATTCAAAAACGGAACCTGGCAAATCATCAACAACGGAGCAATACTTAAATACAGTACCATCACCTCAATCTTAAATTACGACACGACCGCTTTATTTATCACCACATTAAAGAACGGGATCTTTCTGTTTAACGGTAACACGCTGACAAAAATCGAGAGTAAGGCAGAACCGATCTTCAAAAATGACCGGATTTTTTGCGCCACAAAACTAAACAATGAACAATTCGCATTGGGCACTACTTCTGCCGCCTGCATCATTATCGACAAACAGGGAAACGTGCTTCAGAAGTTCTCTTATGATGAAGGCTTGCAGAAAAACAACATCAGGAGCCTGTTTATTGATCGGGACCAGAATTTATGGCTCGGCTTAGATGACGGCATTGACTATATCGCCTACAACAGTCCGATCAGACAAATTTTCCCTGACAAAAATAAGCAAGTAACAGGGTACGCCGCGCGCATTTTTAACAATACACTCTACCTGGGAACTTCAAATGGCTTATTTTACAGTCCGCTTACCCCCGGTATCAAAGACATCAGCTATTCTAAAAACAACTTTGCTGAAGTAAACAATACCAAAGGGCAGGTATGGAGTTTAAATGAAATCAACCAACAACTCCTCCTCGGACATGAAGATGGTGCTTTTACAGTTTCAAAATCAGAAGCCCAACCGATTTATAACAATATAGGAACCTGGTTATTTGACCCCGTATCTTCTCTGTATCCCGCTCCCGCATTAATTACCGGCACTTATAACGGACTACACCTCATCAACTTTCAAAATTCAAGATTCATTGATCAGGGCGACATTAAAGGTCTTAATCAACCCTTAAGGTTCTTATACTATGATCAAAGTACAAATACCGTATGGTCTTCTCATCCTTACCGGGGTGTTTATCAACTGCAACTGACCGCAGACAAAAAAAGTATCAAAGAGCCACGGTTGTTTACTAAAAATCAAGGATTACCTTCAACCTTAAACAACTTTGTCTACCATATTAAAAACAGAATCGCCTTCGCCACAGAAAATGGGATTTATGAGTTCAACGACAAGCGCAACACTTTCAGCCCCTCAACTTTCTTTAAACCCATCTTTCAGAACAAGCCCGTTCGCTACCTCAAAGAAGACAATGACGGAAACATCTGGTTTGTCAGCAACAATGAACTGGGAGTTGTCGATTTCAAAAACAAAACCAATAACAAACCCTTTAGCATTGTCTACTTCCCTGAACTCACTTCAAAGCTGGTCGCCGGGTTTGAAAACGTATACCCCTACAACCAGGAAAATATATTTATCGGCGCAAATAAGGGTACTTATCACATCAACTATACCAGATACACACATAACATAAAAAAGCTGAATGTGTTACTCACAGAGGTAAAGCTTATCGGTAAAAAAGACAGTATCATCTATGGCGGCTACCCTAACGGCACTCAAAAAACAGATAAAACCAGTATTGAAAACAGCCTAAATTCTCTACATTTCGAATTCTCTTCTACCCTGTTCGAACAACAAAATAATATTGAATTTAGTTATTTCCTCGAAGGATTTGATAAAGAATGGTCAGCATGGTCAGCAAAAAGTGAAAAAGACTATACGAATCTACCTTACGGAACTTTCACCTTCAAAGTCAAGTCGAGAAACAACCTTGGAAGTGAAACCACTCCAGAAAATTATATTTTCACCATTTTACCTGCCTGGTACCAAACTAACGTTGCCTACCTTATTTATGTTATACTTACCGGTATCTTTCTGTACCTGCTTATTAAATGGCAGACAAAGAAACACATTAAGGCACAGCAAAGAATGAAACAGCTCCACTTGCTGGACATCAAAAAATCAGAGACTGAAATCATTCAGCTAAAAAATGATAAGCTCGAAAATGAAGTCAACTTTAAAAATAAAGAATTAGCTATTACTACCATGCACCTGGCGCAGCGGGGAAAACTGTTACTCAGGATAAAAGAAGACCTATACGCCTTACAGAAACCTGAAAATGAAGAGCAATACGCACAAAAAATAAAAGGCTTACTTAAATTACTGGATGAAACGGAAAAAAATGACGCAGACTGGAGTCAATTTGCTTTACATTTTGATCAGGTACACAATAACTTTTTAAGTACACTTAAACAGCAGTTCCCGAACCTGAGCCAGAATGACCTTAAAATGTCTGCATACCTCAAAATGAACTTATCCTCAAAAGAGATAGCCCAACTTATGGGTATCACTATCAGGGGCGTTGAAGTAGGACGCTACAGGTTAAGAAAAAAATTAAACATCACTTCCGAAATCAATCTGTTTGATTATTTACTGCAAATCACGAGTTTAAAATAAGTCACTTATCCACCCGCATCGCTTCCAGCTCGGCAAGGTATTTGGTCAAAGCAGCTTTATAAGTCAAGTTTTCTGTTGCTTTGCCGACTAAAAAATCTTTAAAATCATCAAGATCAGTGGCCGTAAAGCCCATTCTCACAAAAAGCTCCTTATCAGTATCCCAATTGTTTAGGTTCACTTTTTTTGTGGCCATCTCCTTATACAGCAGCAAGCCCTTTATAAAATCCTTATAAGCGATTGTTTTTTTAAATTCTGCAAAATAATCTATCAACGTTCTGTAGGTTGCCCGCTTCCCTAACCTTACCTGGTCAAGCATCAGGGCACCCAGCATAGCTCCTTTAAAAAACACACTGTCGACAGCCTCAAAATTACCGCAGTGTTTCAGTATGGCAATATCGCGCTTCAGCAAACTATCTCCTGCTGCCGGTTTATGCCTTACAAAATAAGGCTCAGTATCCAGTACCTTTTCACAATCAATTACCTCTTGCGCTACTACACTATAGGAGAAGAAAAGGAATACAACAAAAAACATTCGTTTCAAACACATACCTGATACTGGATTTGAGGCAAAGATACAAGCTTAGCCCATAAAAAAAGCTGCCTTTTTCAGAAGGCAGCCTCTATCAATATTTTAATCAATTTAATTGCGTTTTACTTCAACCCTTCGGTTCAGTATCCTACCCTCTTCTGTGTCGTTCGACTCAGCAGGTTGGGTGGCACCATATCCTTTTATTGACAAATTAGCTGAACTTACCCCCGCATTTTGAAGGTACAATTTCACTGAATTTGCGCGGTCAACAGACAATGACATATTGTGCGCCGTAGAACCTTCAATAGAAGAGTGTCCATTCAGCACAAACTTTACAGATGGATCTTTTTTCATTTCTGCAGCTATTCTGTCAAGCACAGCAAAAGATTCAGTTTTCAACACACCTGAATTAAACTCAAACTGCACGTTGCTGAAGTTGTAGTTTGGTTTTTCTGCTACCGGAGCAGGCTCAGGTTTTGGTGCCGGTGCGGGCTCAGGTTTCTTTTCCTCCACAGGTGGCGCAGGCTTCTCGGCCACAGGTGTTGGCTTAGCAATTACTTTTTTTGTTTTACAAGATTGCATCGAGATCGTAAACAGGCCAACAGCGGCCAATAATAAACTGGTTCTTAAAAGTTTCATTTGTTTTTTTTATTTGTGTTCGTAATGATAAAAAATAAGTATCAGATCTTAAAAAGAATACCATTTTAAAACGAAGGTTTTACACAAATAGTCTTAATGACGTTCAAGAGTTCTCCATTTCATCTCTTCAATGCCACGCGCAAACTTTATTTACCCTGTTTTTCATTGTCCAACAATTCTGAAATTTTACGTTCTAAAGCATCCCCTCTTAGGTTTTTCGCCACAATCTTTCCATCCGGACTGATCAGAAAATTTGTAGGTATTGTTTTCACATGATATTTTAATGCTACGTCATTATTGCCCCCCTTCAGATCTGAGACCTGAGTCCAGTCTAAACCATCTTCCTTTATCGCTTTAATCCAGGCCGCTTTTTGTCCAGGATTATCCAAAGACACCCCCAACACAGTAAGCTTTTTGCTTTTATACTTATTGTATACCTTCACTACATTTGGATTTTCGGCCCGACAAGGACCACACCAGGAAGCCCAGAAGTCCAACAACACATACTTACCTTTAAAATCAGATAACTTAACCGGCTTGCCATTTACATCCGTTTGGGTAAATTCAATAGCGGGCTGCCCAGGTGTCAGCAATTTAACCGCATTTATATCTGCCTCAATCTTCTTACCAAATTCTGTTGCTTTTAAACGTGACGAGAATTTATTGAACTCCTGAAGTGCATGATCCGGATCAGCTTCTGGTTTTACCGTACTTTTAAACAAAATCAGACTGTAAAGCGCGTCGGGATTGTTACGTATAAAGTTTGGATGAATTTGCTCGGTCTCTTTTTGAAGTACTTTTAGCTGTGCATTAAAGCCCTCAGTATAGGCCGAATCCTTTAATTGTTGGGCAGTTCCCGATTTGTACCGGGCCATAATCTCATTGGCTCTAACCTGAATCTGCGCATTTATAGCCTTACATCTGGCCACATCATCATTCACAGCAGAGCCACTTACCAACGCCTGACTTACCAGCTCACTATTGGAGACTACTTCTGTCATACCCGGTTCCAGGTAAAATTCCAGAATGTCTGAAGGCTTTCGTTTCGAATTCGTTTCAGTAGCAATATTACTTTTGATTTTAATATAGCCTTGCGCTACATCGGTCACTGTACCATTGAAAGTAAAAGTACCCTGGCTTAAAACTGCGGAGTCTATTTTATTTATTCCATTTTCGCGGTAATAGAGAAATGCCTTTGCAGGGACTGCACTAGAAGCAAGGCGGCCTTTAATGCTAAACTTTTGCTGGGCCATCGATACAAATGGGAACAAGCTTAAGAGGAGAAAAACTCTTTTCATATAGATTTGGGGTTTAGTTATAGACTATAAGGCATGTCGAGGTAAAAAAAGGGTGAACAGAAATAAAAATATCTTTCACCCTTTTTACAAAGCACGATGCCTATGCTTACTAAAACCTATACATGACATTAAACAAAAAAAAACTGGCACTGGCATTTTTCCCGGCGCTACTGGCATGCAGTCCATTCAAAAATCCCGAATTCAGAATGTCCCGGATCCTTGATGTTGAAGTACTTAAATGGGAAGGCAGCAGTCCAACTATCAGAACCAAAGCCATCTGCTACAATCAGAACCGTTTTGGTTTTACCTTTAAAGGAGGCGAGGCGACCATTTATCTGGATACCTTAAAACTTGGAACCGCAAAAATTGATACAACTTTTTTTGTACCTGCTCATTCGGAGTTCAGGGTTCCCGCATATCTAAAAATTGATATGGCCTACTTGTCCAATCACGGTTTAAGACTCGACAGCACTATAGTTACCCTTAAGGGAAAGTTCAAAGGAAGTGCTGCCGGAATCTCAAAAACACTAGATATCAGTTACAAAGGTGAGCATGATATCAATCTGATCATGAAGCCGTTTTAAAATCATTATTTATCCAGCAGTTTCTTTATCAATACATCCATTTCGTCACTTAATCCTGATGACACCCTCATCAGGATTTTCCCATGATGATCCAGCAACAATTTGGTTGGATACCCGGTAATGCCATAAGCTTTAACAATATCAGGAGCTCCCGATCCCTCATCGTTTAGCACATGAACCCAATTGGCATCGTCTTTTTTTATTGCAGCAAGCCAGGCTCGCTTTGCTCTTTCAAGATCAGCTCCCTTTTCATTTGCAACGGCTACAATTTCCAAACCTTTGGATTTATACTGCGCATACAATTCCCTTAAATGAGGATGTGTTTGCCTGCAGGGCACGCACCAACTTCCCCAGAAATCGAGCAGCACCAGTTTACCGCGATAATCGCTCAGTCTTATCGTTTTGCCGTATTGATCTTTACGTGTAAAGTCTGGCGCTTCCATTCCTGTTGGGGTCACCTTCATCCGACTTATTTTTTCCCTTATGGCTGCACCCAAAGCTGTATTTTTTAATCGTTCAGATAAAGTATCGTAAGCGGCCGCATAGCTATCAGCAGCGTATACACCATCAAGCTGGTTCAATTGAAATAAACTCAAAAACGAATCCGGATGCCCTGCAATAAAAACCTGTTTCATTTTAAGTTTCTGTTTATGAAGTGATACTCCCCTGGTGGATAACAATTCACGCAAAGCAATACTATCTTTAATGATGTCCAGTTTTCCAATATCATTTGCCAATGCGCGTTCGCCAATATCTGTTTCCAGCATACTGTTTAACTTCTCAAAATCTTCTTTGAAACCGACTGCATTCAGGTTTTCTTTTTCCAGGGCCTTCAATATATAACTATAGTTGAGGTCCGACAAAGGCACAATATCACCTGGATCGTCGTTCTTCACATTCGACGGCAATATTTTATCTCTCATTAACGCAGCTTTGTGCTCGGAGTTTAGTATCACCCCATCAGGGCCAATCAAAAAACTGGCGGGGATCAGATTTACATCGTATAATACTGCGGCCTGATTTTGGGCCTTTCCTAAATCTGCAACCTGCAACCATGGTACATTATCTTCTTCAATTGCCTTTAACCATGCCCCCTTTTCTTTATCCAAAGAAACTGCAAGAATCACAAATTTTCCAGTGGCATTTAAAGCATCATAAAGTCCTTTCAGCTTAGGTTGCAGGGCACGACATGGTTTACACCAGCTCGCCCAGAAATCAAGAAACACATATTTCCCCCTGAAATCGGAAAGCCGTACTAACCGCCCGTTCTGATCTGCCATTGCGAAATCCGGTGCAGGTTTGCCCGCACGGATAGACAGCGAGGTTTTTATAGCAAGCCCCAGTTCTTTTCCCGCTTTTGTTTGTTTGAGGGCTTCCGATAATTCCTGGTAACTCTCGATAACCAGGTTATCTCTTCCTCCGATTTCAATCATCCAGTCCAGACTTACCCTGGAGGCAGGATGCCTGCGTACAAATCCGGACATGAGCATAGATTCTTCAACTGTGCCCTGTCCTTTTATACTTTTCATCAACCTTTGCTTTTCCTGGTTATCCAGATTTAACGCTGTGCCCCATACGCTGGCCTTAGCCAGCGTATCTTTTCCTTTTATCTGTATAATACCGGTTTCCAGATATACCGACTGTGAATCTACATATCCTGTTTCATCAAATTTTCCCTCATGGCCAAGTACCAGCGTACCCTGCAGCGGTTCTTTTACCAGCCCTGAAAATGTAAATACTCCGCCTTTTACCCGGCAGGAATCTTTCACCATCGTCTTGCCAACCTGGTAAAACAGATAGGCTTTAGCCTTTGGGGGGACATGATCTAGCCTGGCCTTAATCAGATATTTATGTTGCTGACAAAACCCGGTGAAGGGTAATGCCAGCAAAAACCATAAAACTATTTTTTTCATGCTGATCTATTTAACGATGGCCTGCAGATCTACACCATAGTTCTGCTTATAGTAATTCACAATGATGTTGTATTTCTGCCTGTACTTCCCTTTGGGGTCATTCTGTGGCAAAAACAGGCTCTGCTCCAGTTCTTGTTGAGTTTTAGATGTGATCACTTCAATAAAACCTAAAAAATCGTTGTAAGGAGTAGCAGCGTCATCGAAATCCGACATGAAAACACCGTACTGCGCTTTTGTCTGGCTTAACACATTAACATAATTTGTTGCCGTTAAAAAAGTCGGAGGGAACGGAATTTTATCAAAACCAACAGCTTGGGCCCAGAATGCCTTGTGCAAATCACTTTTCATGATCTTTAATTCATCCGCTGTCATAGTT
Encoded proteins:
- a CDS encoding LEA type 2 family protein, with product MTLNKKKLALAFFPALLACSPFKNPEFRMSRILDVEVLKWEGSSPTIRTKAICYNQNRFGFTFKGGEATIYLDTLKLGTAKIDTTFFVPAHSEFRVPAYLKIDMAYLSNHGLRLDSTIVTLKGKFKGSAAGISKTLDISYKGEHDINLIMKPF
- a CDS encoding TlpA disulfide reductase family protein yields the protein MKKIVLWFLLALPFTGFCQQHKYLIKARLDHVPPKAKAYLFYQVGKTMVKDSCRVKGGVFTFSGLVKEPLQGTLVLGHEGKFDETGYVDSQSVYLETGIIQIKGKDTLAKASVWGTALNLDNQEKQRLMKSIKGQGTVEESMLMSGFVRRHPASRVSLDWMIEIGGRDNLVIESYQELSEALKQTKAGKELGLAIKTSLSIRAGKPAPDFAMADQNGRLVRLSDFRGKYVFLDFWASWCKPCRALQPKLKGLYDALNATGKFVILAVSLDKEKGAWLKAIEEDNVPWLQVADLGKAQNQAAVLYDVNLIPASFLIGPDGVILNSEHKAALMRDKILPSNVKNDDPGDIVPLSDLNYSYILKALEKENLNAVGFKEDFEKLNSMLETDIGERALANDIGKLDIIKDSIALRELLSTRGVSLHKQKLKMKQVFIAGHPDSFLSLFQLNQLDGVYAADSYAAAYDTLSERLKNTALGAAIREKISRMKVTPTGMEAPDFTRKDQYGKTIRLSDYRGKLVLLDFWGSWCVPCRQTHPHLRELYAQYKSKGLEIVAVANEKGADLERAKRAWLAAIKKDDANWVHVLNDEGSGAPDIVKAYGITGYPTKLLLDHHGKILMRVSSGLSDEMDVLIKKLLDK